From Hymenobacter sediminicola:
GGCTGGCAGGCGGCCAGCAGGAGCAGGCCGCTGAGCAGGGAGAAAGGACGGAGCATGCACCAACATAGCACATTTCGGGCAACTCGTTCGGCCTTGGCTGCCGGCGCCGGATACCGCCGTCAGGGCTTATCGAAGCGGCGGAGGCGGTTTTTGCTGAGCTCGTAGCTGATAATGGCCGGGACATAGAACGTGACATCGGCCAGCAGCTTGGCCACCAGAATTCCCGCCGCGAAGTTGCCCAGCCAGCGCGGCAGATAGTATAGCAGGGCCGGCCGGATGAGGAAACTATCGGCTACTTCGGCTAGGCCAAACTCTACGGCCAGCGCCCGCACGTTGCGCCCGAAGGTGCGCAGCGTGTATTGGCGGCCTTGGGCCAGCAACGTGCGGCGGGCCAGCAGCATATCCTGCCCCAACAGCCACCCGAAGTAGGCTAAGTTGCCGGCCCAGGTGCCCGCCAGCGCCGCCTGCAGGCCGCTGTGCGTGGCCTGCAGCGCCAGGGCCGCCGCGGCCAGTGTAGCCACCACCGACAGCAACTCGGCGGGCAGGTAGCGGCGCAGCCATTCGCGAAGCTTTTGTTTCATGCGGGAACCGGAAAGAAACGGCTATTTTTCAGGGCCGGCCAAAGATACCGGCTTCCCACGTCCTGCCTTATGCAGATACCTTTTTCGCCGCTAGTTGTGGTGCTGCTGGCTGTGGTGGCGCAGGCCGTATTTGCGGCCGGACTGCTATGGCTGGCCCCGGCCAACCGACTCCCGAACCGCTTTTTAGCGCTGCTCATGCTGGCTATTGCGCTGTGGCTGCTCGATGGTTTTTTTCGGGTGTCCGGCATCTACGGGCAGAATGCCAACTGGTATTTCGCGCCTATCTACTACTCGTTTGCCTTCGGGCCGCTGCTGTACTTCTATGTGCGCAGCCTCATCAACCACGACTTCCGGTTCCAGGCCCGGCACCTGTGGCACTTTCTGCCGGTGCTGCTGCAGGCCGCGCTGTACTGGGGGCTTCGGCTGCAGCCCTACGCCACCCGCTACTGGTTCTGGGAGCAGGTGCACCGACCCTATACTTACCGCGTGGAATTCATCGGCACGTGGCTGTCTTTGACCGTGTATCTGGGCCTGAGCCTGCAACTGCTGCGGCACTACCAACGCTGGCTGCCCGACAACTTTTCGGAAGTGTCGAAGCTGCGGCTGCAGTGGCTGCGGGTGTTGCTGGTGCTGGTGGCCGTAGTGAGCGTGCAGTGGCTGGCGGAGGTGGTGCTGCGGGAGTTTTTCGATAAGTATTATCAGTACGACTACTCCACAGAAGTGCTGGGGGTGGTTGTGTTTCTGATTGGGGTAGTGGGGCTGCGGCAGGCTGATATGCAGGCCGTGCGCTTTGTGCCGGAAGAAGCCGAAACGGCCCCAGCTGCCGCTCCCCTGGAGGACCTTTCGGCTGGCAGCCAGCCCGGCACAGTGGTAGCCGAATCAGTGGCTGTAGCGGCCACCCCACCAGCCGCCGATGCGGCGGTAGTGGCCCGCATCCGCAAAGCGCTGGAAGAAGACCAGCTGTATCTAAATCCCACGCTCACGCTGGCCGAGCTGTCGGCACATACCGGCCTAGCCCCGCGCCTAATTTCGTTCACGGTCAATAACGGTTTCGGTCAGAGCTTCAACGATGTGGTGAATGGCTACCGGGTGGCGGAGGTGAAGCGCCGCCTGGCCACTTCCGACGCGCAGCGCCTGACGCTGCTGGGCATTGCCTTCGAGAGTGGCTTCAACTCCAAAACCACTTTCAACCGCATCTTCAAGCAGTTCACGGGCGTGGCCCCGCGCGACTACCGGGTAACGCCGGAATAGGGTAGGGCTGTCTTGAATACTTGCCTGAGAAGCGTCGAATAAGGCCCATATCATGATGCAGGGCGTCCCGATACCAGATTCGGGGCGTTTCGCAGGGTTGCGGCGGGCACCTTTGGGTCATTCATCAACCCCTGAGTGCCTCATGAAAATCCTGTTGCTTCTGGCGGTTCTGGCCGCCACTGCGGCTGCCCCGCTGCTGGCCCAAACGCCAGCCCCCACTGCCTGGGCCGACCATACCCGCGTGCTGCCCGACAAGCTCCGGCAGGTGCCGGTGGGCCTCACGCTCTGGCACACGCCCAACCCGAACTACCCTGAGCCCAACCCGGAAAAGCCCGGCGGCTACGTGTGGAAACACAGCACCATGATTCGGTCGGAAGTAGGCGAGCTGGAAGTGGTGGAGTGCGGCAGCTTTATCTGGTACAGCGCCGCCGGGTGGCAGGCCAACATGCGCGAAACCCCCGCCGAGTTTGCCGAGCTGTTTCAGTGCCCCGATGGCCGTCTGCTGCCCGGCCGCACCTACACGTTTGCCAAAAACTACCGCTTCGCCGACAATGCCCAGCGCCTCTATGGTGGCGACGCCCTCTGGTACATTCTGGCCAAAGACAAAACCGGCAAACTCTACAAAGGCATGGGCCTGATTGAAACGGAATCGACGGTCCGCTAACCGCCCGCCTCACCTCTTCTGACTGCCAACACGATGAAACTTCTCTTCCTTATTCTGCTGCACTTTTGCACGCTGGCAGCCACGCCCCCAGCTGCTACCAGCTACTTAGTAAATCTGGAGGCCAGCCGCATCAGCTGGACCGGCTATGCCGAGGTAGGCACCTATGCGCCTACTGGCTCCATACAGTTCCAGCGCGGCCGATTCAACTACGATGGCAGCTCACTGCGCAATGGCCGCTTTGAGGTGGATATGCGCACCATCCGGCAGGAGCAGGCCCAGCTGGCCGAACACCTGCGTGGGCCGGAATTTTTCGATGTGGAGAAATACCCGGTGGCCGTTTTTGTACTGAGCGAAGTACGGCAGGGCGTAGCCAGCGGCCAGCTTACGGTGCGCGGTGTCACGCAGCCTGTCCGGTTTCCGCTCACTGTGGAGCGTCAGGCCAACGGCCGCCTGCGCATCCAGGGCACTGCCACCCTCGACCGAACCAAGTTCGGGATAAACCACAATTCCTCTAGCTTCTTTCAGAATTTGGGTTCCTACGCCATTCGCAACGATTTTAAGCTGACGTTTGATGTAGTGGCAGAAGCGGAGCGGCAGTAGGAGAATAGCATGCGAAGTGGCGCCTGCGGTATACGGATTACTGTTGCACCACCACTACCAGCCGCTGCCGCTGGCCGGCCAGCTCGGCCCAGTACACGCCACCTGCTACAGGGCGGCCCTGCGCATCAGCAGCATCCCAGACAACCGTGTGGGAGCCGGCTTCCGTGATCGGCAGCGTGAGGGTGCGCACCACGCGGCCGGTAGCGTCCAGAATGCGCAACGGACCAGGCTGGCTGGCTGCGTGAAGCGTGTAGGGCAGCGCTACCCGGCCGCTGAAAGTGCGGTTGTCAGGGGCTTCCAGGGTCAGGAGTTCCGGTCGGGCGGCGGCGGGGCTAGTGTTCAGGCGCAGGCCGCGCACCGATACCGTGACGGGCTTGCGCTCCAACAGAAAACGCAGGCGCAGGGTGGCAGTGGAAGCGTCGAATAGCCACTCAGTAGCTGGCACGGTTTCGTTGTTGATCAGTACGGCGGCCGGAGCCGCGACTACACGCGGAATCAGGAGCTCTACGCTACGCCAGAGCGGGGCGCCTTCGTAGCCCTGGCCCCCGGGTACAATGCGAATATCGGCCTGAGTACGGGTAGTGGTGCCGCTGAATGCCACCAACTCAAATGCTCCAGTCCGTTGCGTGAGGGCCGATTTGCCGTCGTCGTCATACAAGGTGAAGCTGGTGCGGCTGGCGGCGGGGTCGGCGTAGTAGCGCAGGCGCAGGCTGTCAGAATGATACTGGGTGGTTGTGGGCACGTAGGGCGTCATCGGCAGGAAGGCCCCAGCCCGCACCAACAGTGGCAGCCGCGCCAGCGGGGCTGCTATTCCAACGGTCTGAGAGCCGGCATACGTCTGGTTGGTGTCAAAATCAATCCAGTTTCCGGCGGGCAGCACCACGTTGCGGCGGCGTTGGCCTGGCTGCAGCACCGGTGCTACCAGCAGGCTCGGCCCCAGTAGATATTGGTCGTTGATGTTGGCCAGGGCCGGACTGTGCTCGGCGGCAAACTCGCGCTTCTTTCTGGCCAGTAGTTTCTCGCTGCCCCAGCGGCTGGAGGCAGTGGTGTTCCAGTTCCAGTTGAAGGGCAAAGCCTGCCAGGCGGCATCCGTAGCAGTAAAGCCAGAAGCTATTTGCTGCGTTGTGAGTTGCGTGGCTTCCACTGCTTCGGGCAGCACATAGGTGTTGCCGAAATTCATCGGGCGGGCCAGCGGCGCGCCGGTCTGGTTGTTTTCCCAGGCCAGCGAATACAGGTAGGGCAGCAACTCGTAACGCAAGTGGGTGTAGCGGCGCACAATGCTTTTATAAGGCTCCGGCCACCAATACGGTTCGGGGGGCACCCCTTCGCCGTGGGGGCGCAGAATAGGACTGAGACTAGCCATCTGCAGCCAACGCGTGTACAGTTCCGGGTCGGTGGGGCCTACGCAGAAACCGCCGGCATCGGAGTGCATGTAGCCGATACCGCCCATGGCCATGCCCAGCATCACGGGTACTTGCGCCCGGTAGCCCGACCACGAGCGGTTAATGTCGCCGGACCACGGAAATACTGAGTTGCGCTGCATGCCAGCCCAGCCCGAGCGGGCCAGGTTAAACAACCGCTCTTCCGGAAATTCTTTGGTGTAGTTTTCCTGCAGAATGCTGGCCCAGGCCTGGCCCAGGCCATTGTGCACTTGCCGGGTGCCGCCCAACACATGGCGCATATCATCTGGGTGGTTTTCGGGCTCGCCCAGGTCGCTCCACCAGCCGCTCACGCCTTCGGCTTTGCGGCGGCGGTAGTAGCTCCAGAGCCAGTCGCGGGTGGAAGGCTTATACATGTCCAGAATGGTAGCCGGCCCGGCCCAGAACGACTCCACGGTGTAGGCAGAGCCATCCAGATGCGTCCCAACATACTGCTGGGCGCGCACTTCGGTATCGTTGCGGGAACTGCGCATCACATAGGGCTCCGAAATCAGAATGGTTTTTACCCCCACCGAATCGAGCCGCCGCATCATCCGCACCGGTTGTTTGAACTTGGTGTAGTCCCAGTCTAGGTCGCCCTGCTGCCGGGTGCCGCCAAACCAGTACAGGTCCAGCACCAACGCATCGAGCGGGAAATTTTCGCGGCGCATGCGGGCCGCTACCTGCTCCATCTCAGCATCCGACTTGTACCCGAAACGGCTCTGAATCAGGCCCAGACCCCAGCGCGGCGGCAGCGGCTGCCGTCCGGTGAGGGTGGTGTAGCGGCTCAGAATTTCGGCGTAGGAGTCACCCGCAATCAGGAAATACCCCAGGTTGAGCAGGTCTTCGTTGCTGTATTCCAGCAAGTCAGGTTTGGCCGCGCCTAGGTCGAGGGTGGCAGCGGCCATATGATCGAAGAACAGCATATAGCCCCGGCTGCTGACCACGGTGGGCAGGCTCACGTTCAGGGTTGGCTCGCCGTTCTGGTAGCCGTAGTGGGCTTCATTGTAGAGCGTAAGGCGGCGGCCGCGCCGGTCGAGCGGCAGGGCGCGGGAGCCGGTGCCATACAGGTGCTCATCGGGTTGCAGCCGAAACGATACGCCGGTGCCACCTGGACCGCTGTTTTCGTTGGTGAGCCGCTGAAATACGCCTCCATCTTCAGCCAGCAGGGTGTCGGGGCCGCGCCGGTAGCTTACCCGCAACGGATTTTTCTGTACCACAACGCTGAGGCTGCCCATCGTAGCATAGGGCTGCCACTCCAGCGCGCTATCGGTTTCACGCGGCTTGCCGGCTTTTGCAGCCCCCGGAAAGGCCGGCGTCTGCACGACACTGATGGACGAAATATCCTGCACTTCCGTGCCGGCCGGGAAGTATTCTACTCGCACCACACCCTCGGCCCAGGGCCGAATGCGCAGGGTGCCGCCCTCAGTGCTTCTGATGGTGAGCAGGCCACTCTGGTAGCTATGCGACTCATAGGTACCAATGCTGACCGGCACCGCCTCGGGCCGACGAAATGGGTCCTGCGTGGGCGGCCCAGTGGTAGCGCGCTGCCCATACAAGGGTGCAGTAAACAGCGGCAACAGCAGCAACGGTAGCAGAGGCAGGGCGCGGCGGAAAGAAGTGGGCATAGAGCGGGTAGTGACGCATTGGGGCGGGCAAGATACAGCCCTGCCACAGCTTCCTGAAAATGCCCGGCCGCTGCCATGCGCAACGCCCGCAGGCCGGGCGGCGTAAAGCCGGAGTAGCAGTTTCTTCCACTCCCTAATCCTTGCTTTTATGAATCACGCAGCCCGCATCGAAGACACCATTCAAGGTATTTACGACGCTTTCAATCATCCCGAAAAACACCCGGCTGATGCAGGAATTGCATCAATTGATAACTGGATTCAGGCACTTGATGGCTTGGGTGGCTCGGCCCTGACCGGTATTCAGAATGAGCTGCGTGAGTTGCGCAACTTCGTGGAAAACGACGACCGCGCCAATATTGCGGCCTCCCTGCAGCGTCTCGGCGAGCATACGTCCCTCACGGCCCGCAACCTCCACGACGGCACCGGCGACCAGCTGCGTCACCTTGGCCAGACCCTGATTACAGCAGCCGGCAACCTGAAAATGTCATAGCAAAGCGGCGGGAGTTGGGTGATAAATGGTATGGGAAATTAATGCTCCTTTCCTGCGTAGCGCCTAACTCCCGCCGCTTTACTAATACCCGCCGGCTGTATCATCGCCGCGTGGGTCAGCGCCGCCTTCCAACCTGCCGCCGGGCAGCACCCGAATCACTTCTACCCGGCCCCAAGGGCTGCGCGGTTTCAGCGTGTAGCCACGGGCCCGCAAGGTGTCTTCGGCGGCTGGTAGCAAGGCACCAGCTTCCACATCAATCTGGTCAGGGAGCCATTGGTGGTGCAGGCGCGGGGCTGCCACAGCCTGCTGGGCGTTCATGCCATAGTCGAGGATGTTGATGCTGGCCTGTAGCACGCTCGTGATGATGGTGGAGCCGCCTGGCGTGCCGACTACCAGCGCCAGTTTGCCGTTTTTGGTGAAGATAGTGGGCGTCATTGAGGAGAGCATGCGCTTGCCGGGCGCAATGGCATTAGCTGTGCCACCCACCAGCCCGTAGGCATTGGGCGTGCCGGGTTTGCTGCTGAAATCGTCCATTTCATTGTTGAGCAGAAAGCCGGCCCCCGCCACCACCACTTTGCTGCCGTACGCGCCATTGAGCGTAGTAGTGCAGCTCACAGCGTTGCCTGCCGCATCTACCACACTGTAGTGCGTCGTCTGGTCCGATTCATAGCCGGGCAGGCCTGTGCCAGATGTTACCTGGGCGCTGGCTGTGGCACGGTAGGGCAGGGTAGACGTCATCCGCTGCTGATTGTACTTGTTGTCGAGGAGCCGCGCCACGGGTACTTTTCCGAAGTCTGGGTCACCGAGGTACGTGGCGCGGTCGGCATACACGCGCCTCTCGGCTTCCGTTAGCCAGTGCGTAGCCTGAGGCGAGTGCCAGCCGGCTTTCCGCAGGTTGTACGGTTCCAGCATCTGCAGCATTTGGAGCAGCGCCACGCCGCCGGAACTGGGTGGCGGAAACGCCAGCACCACGTGGCCGCGGTACTTGCCGTGTAGCGGTGTGCGCCACCTTGGCTGGTAGCTTTTCAGGTCGGCTTTGGTAATCAGACCATTGCCGCGCTGCATCTCAGCAAGGATAAAGTCAGCCGTTTGCCCCTCGTAGAAGCCGGCGCTGCCCAAGTCGCGGATACGGCTGAGCGTGGCGGCCAGGTATTTGTGCCGGATTGTGTCGCCAGCCTGCCACGCGCGGTCTGCCCGTTTGTAGGTGTTCGGAGCCTGCTTGAATTCGGGGACACTGATTTCCGCTCGTACGCCGGGCGTAGGCTCAATATGCTCGAAATGTTGACCCACGACGATAGTGGTGGTAATGAAGTTGGTATTGTTGAGCCCCGCCGCCTCTTTCTCCGTCAGCTTCACCCCAGTAGCCGCCAGCTCCACGGCCGGCTGCACTACTTCGGCCCACGGTAGCTTGCCCAGTTTGCGGTGCAGCTCCACCATGCCCGCTACGGTGCCCGGCACGCCCGCCGCGCGGTGGCCCAGTGTGCTCAGGTTCGGAATGATGTTGCCCTGCGCATCCAGGTACATGTCGCGCGTGGCGGCGGCTGGGGCGGTTTCGCGGAAATCCAACGCGCCTTCCGAACCGTCGGCGCCGCGGTAGAGCACAAAGCCGCCGCCCCCAATATTGCCAGCTGCTGGCAGCACCACGGCCAGCGCGAACTGCACAGCCACCGCTGCGTCATACGCGTTGCCTCCTTTCCGTAGGATTTCAATGCCTACCCGGGTAGCTTCAGGGTGCGCGGATACCACCATGGCCTTCTCCGTCACGAGGGGCGTGGCCGCGGGTATAGGTGCTGCCAGGCTCGTGCTTGCAGGGGCTGTCTGGGGTGGAGTGGAGGTGCAAGCAACTACTGAAGCCAGCGCCAACGGATAAAAATAACTTCTCATGACTGGCAAGGTAAGACAACATATGTCTACCCTTACCACCCTACTTCGCGTTACATCCGTAGTTTTAGCCTGAAAACAACGCCCGCGCCATGCCTCCTGAAATG
This genomic window contains:
- a CDS encoding helix-turn-helix domain-containing protein, giving the protein MQIPFSPLVVVLLAVVAQAVFAAGLLWLAPANRLPNRFLALLMLAIALWLLDGFFRVSGIYGQNANWYFAPIYYSFAFGPLLYFYVRSLINHDFRFQARHLWHFLPVLLQAALYWGLRLQPYATRYWFWEQVHRPYTYRVEFIGTWLSLTVYLGLSLQLLRHYQRWLPDNFSEVSKLRLQWLRVLLVLVAVVSVQWLAEVVLREFFDKYYQYDYSTEVLGVVVFLIGVVGLRQADMQAVRFVPEEAETAPAAAPLEDLSAGSQPGTVVAESVAVAATPPAADAAVVARIRKALEEDQLYLNPTLTLAELSAHTGLAPRLISFTVNNGFGQSFNDVVNGYRVAEVKRRLATSDAQRLTLLGIAFESGFNSKTTFNRIFKQFTGVAPRDYRVTPE
- a CDS encoding YceI family protein, producing the protein MKLLFLILLHFCTLAATPPAATSYLVNLEASRISWTGYAEVGTYAPTGSIQFQRGRFNYDGSSLRNGRFEVDMRTIRQEQAQLAEHLRGPEFFDVEKYPVAVFVLSEVRQGVASGQLTVRGVTQPVRFPLTVERQANGRLRIQGTATLDRTKFGINHNSSSFFQNLGSYAIRNDFKLTFDVVAEAERQ
- a CDS encoding TIM-barrel domain-containing protein, whose protein sequence is MPTSFRRALPLLPLLLLPLFTAPLYGQRATTGPPTQDPFRRPEAVPVSIGTYESHSYQSGLLTIRSTEGGTLRIRPWAEGVVRVEYFPAGTEVQDISSISVVQTPAFPGAAKAGKPRETDSALEWQPYATMGSLSVVVQKNPLRVSYRRGPDTLLAEDGGVFQRLTNENSGPGGTGVSFRLQPDEHLYGTGSRALPLDRRGRRLTLYNEAHYGYQNGEPTLNVSLPTVVSSRGYMLFFDHMAAATLDLGAAKPDLLEYSNEDLLNLGYFLIAGDSYAEILSRYTTLTGRQPLPPRWGLGLIQSRFGYKSDAEMEQVAARMRRENFPLDALVLDLYWFGGTRQQGDLDWDYTKFKQPVRMMRRLDSVGVKTILISEPYVMRSSRNDTEVRAQQYVGTHLDGSAYTVESFWAGPATILDMYKPSTRDWLWSYYRRRKAEGVSGWWSDLGEPENHPDDMRHVLGGTRQVHNGLGQAWASILQENYTKEFPEERLFNLARSGWAGMQRNSVFPWSGDINRSWSGYRAQVPVMLGMAMGGIGYMHSDAGGFCVGPTDPELYTRWLQMASLSPILRPHGEGVPPEPYWWPEPYKSIVRRYTHLRYELLPYLYSLAWENNQTGAPLARPMNFGNTYVLPEAVEATQLTTQQIASGFTATDAAWQALPFNWNWNTTASSRWGSEKLLARKKREFAAEHSPALANINDQYLLGPSLLVAPVLQPGQRRRNVVLPAGNWIDFDTNQTYAGSQTVGIAAPLARLPLLVRAGAFLPMTPYVPTTTQYHSDSLRLRYYADPAASRTSFTLYDDDGKSALTQRTGAFELVAFSGTTTRTQADIRIVPGGQGYEGAPLWRSVELLIPRVVAAPAAVLINNETVPATEWLFDASTATLRLRFLLERKPVTVSVRGLRLNTSPAAARPELLTLEAPDNRTFSGRVALPYTLHAASQPGPLRILDATGRVVRTLTLPITEAGSHTVVWDAADAQGRPVAGGVYWAELAGQRQRLVVVVQQ
- the ggt gene encoding gamma-glutamyltransferase, translating into MRSYFYPLALASVVACTSTPPQTAPASTSLAAPIPAATPLVTEKAMVVSAHPEATRVGIEILRKGGNAYDAAVAVQFALAVVLPAAGNIGGGGFVLYRGADGSEGALDFRETAPAAATRDMYLDAQGNIIPNLSTLGHRAAGVPGTVAGMVELHRKLGKLPWAEVVQPAVELAATGVKLTEKEAAGLNNTNFITTTIVVGQHFEHIEPTPGVRAEISVPEFKQAPNTYKRADRAWQAGDTIRHKYLAATLSRIRDLGSAGFYEGQTADFILAEMQRGNGLITKADLKSYQPRWRTPLHGKYRGHVVLAFPPPSSGGVALLQMLQMLEPYNLRKAGWHSPQATHWLTEAERRVYADRATYLGDPDFGKVPVARLLDNKYNQQRMTSTLPYRATASAQVTSGTGLPGYESDQTTHYSVVDAAGNAVSCTTTLNGAYGSKVVVAGAGFLLNNEMDDFSSKPGTPNAYGLVGGTANAIAPGKRMLSSMTPTIFTKNGKLALVVGTPGGSTIITSVLQASINILDYGMNAQQAVAAPRLHHQWLPDQIDVEAGALLPAAEDTLRARGYTLKPRSPWGRVEVIRVLPGGRLEGGADPRGDDTAGGY